From the genome of Schaalia dentiphila ATCC 17982, one region includes:
- a CDS encoding carboxylate--amine ligase, giving the protein MTIDYLTETRPLMPREDILPVIIGGDFGVYGIGRCFNEAFGCRCICVGSQPTESITRSHFFDVRHVSAHASDAQLLDILMTIAGEHPDKKLILMANHDIFSAFVARNMETLSRHYALPFPTEEVMERLTDKAEFARECERAGIATPGTVEVDFSGMEDEAWAAPEIPFSFPVVAKSAKGEPYDVLEFEGKRKIWFIDTAEELTQLWETLKAAGFRDTFLVQELIPGDNTAMRSITAYVDSRGEVTLIGSARVLLEDHAPTMIGNPVAMITEDFPALWRDACALLTENGYRGFANFDVKIDPRDGRALFFEVNPRIGRNNWYMAAAGANPMIPMVEDLIDGKACEQTRATDEILYTLVPDSLLLHYITDEDLRARVKRIIREGRRFDLLLNPTEKDLRRNLIVWLQKQNHRRKFARYYPEPTETSY; this is encoded by the coding sequence AGACATCCTGCCCGTCATTATCGGAGGAGACTTCGGCGTATACGGAATTGGGCGTTGTTTCAATGAAGCGTTCGGTTGTCGGTGCATCTGCGTGGGATCGCAGCCGACCGAGTCGATCACCCGTTCGCACTTTTTTGATGTCCGCCACGTGAGTGCCCATGCGAGTGACGCACAGCTCCTGGACATCCTCATGACCATTGCGGGCGAGCATCCGGATAAGAAGCTGATCCTGATGGCCAACCACGACATCTTCTCGGCGTTCGTTGCTCGGAACATGGAGACGCTCTCGCGCCACTACGCGCTGCCGTTCCCCACCGAGGAAGTCATGGAACGACTCACCGACAAGGCGGAGTTTGCTCGTGAGTGCGAGCGGGCAGGCATTGCTACGCCGGGTACTGTCGAGGTCGATTTCTCTGGCATGGAGGACGAGGCCTGGGCTGCTCCTGAGATTCCCTTCAGCTTCCCGGTTGTTGCTAAGTCTGCGAAGGGCGAGCCCTACGACGTGCTCGAGTTCGAGGGCAAGCGCAAGATCTGGTTCATCGACACGGCCGAGGAGCTCACTCAGCTGTGGGAGACCCTGAAGGCCGCGGGCTTCCGCGATACCTTCCTGGTGCAGGAGTTGATTCCCGGCGATAACACCGCGATGCGCTCGATCACGGCGTACGTGGACTCGCGCGGAGAGGTGACCCTGATCGGGTCGGCGCGCGTCCTCCTCGAAGACCACGCGCCCACGATGATCGGCAACCCCGTCGCCATGATCACTGAGGACTTTCCGGCGTTGTGGCGCGACGCCTGTGCCCTGCTGACCGAGAACGGCTACCGCGGTTTCGCAAACTTCGACGTGAAGATCGACCCCCGGGACGGGCGAGCGCTCTTCTTTGAGGTGAACCCGCGCATCGGCCGCAACAACTGGTACATGGCCGCCGCCGGCGCGAACCCGATGATCCCGATGGTCGAGGACCTTATCGACGGCAAGGCCTGCGAGCAGACCCGGGCAACTGACGAGATTCTCTACACCCTCGTCCCGGACTCCCTTCTGCTGCACTACATCACCGATGAGGATCTGCGCGCGCGCGTCAAGCGCATCATCCGTGAGGGCCGGCGATTCGATCTGCTCCTCAATCCGACGGAGAAGGATCTGCGACGTAACCTCATCGTCTGGCTCCAAAAGCAAAACCACCGACGTAAGTTCGCCCGATACTACCCGGAGCCGACGGAGACGTCGTATTGA